The following coding sequences lie in one Sorex araneus isolate mSorAra2 chromosome 4, mSorAra2.pri, whole genome shotgun sequence genomic window:
- the C4H3orf62 gene encoding uncharacterized protein C3orf62 homolog codes for MSEKLRRCRKELTAAIDRAFEGVSQPLECAGPRQGQGLEPDAVPLPFPLPAQRLLCRRHPPGPPCASENESPAFASSHAPLHAKPQALCPPRKPLSSKENVLVHSSVLTPERQFWRAPGDGENWRKDSLRKDMDKDLKVDSNMPLSSSSQEVTKDLLDMIDHTSIRTIEELAGKLEFENELNRACGRCEDSPFKEEAWALLVDESPQKISELQPGGLKRAFDDHNIVETVLDLEEDYNLMAPFKYQIE; via the exons ATGTCTGAGAAGCTGCGAAGATGCAGGAAGGAGCTGACGGCGGCCATTGACCGGGCCTTCGAAGGGGTCAGTCAGCCCCTGGAGTGCGCGGGGCCccggcaggggcaggggctggagcctgaCGCGGTTCCGCTCCCCTTCCCGCTGCCCGCGCAACGGCTGCTCTGCAGGAGGCACCCGCCGGGGCCCCCCTGCGCCTCAGAGAACGAGAGCCCCGCCTTTGCGTCCAGCCATGCCCCGCTGCACGCAaagccccaagccctgtgccCCCCAAGGAAGCCGCTGAGCAGCAAGGAGAACGTGTTGGTGCACTCCTCTGTCCTGACGCCCGAGAGGCAGTTTTGGAGAGCCCCAGGCGATGGGGAGAACTGGAGGAAAGACAGCCTAAG aaaAGACATGGATAAAGATTTGAAGGTTGACTCAAATATGCCCCTCAGCAGTTCTAGCCAAGAAGTCACGAAGGATCTGCTTGATATGATCG acCATACAAGTATCCGAACTATTGAAGAACTGGCTGGGAAACTTGAATTTGAAAACGAGTTAAACCGTGCGTGTGGCCGCTGCGAAGACTCTCCCTTCAAGGAGGAGGCATGGGCGCTGCTGGTGGACGAGAGTCCGCAGAAGATCTCAGAGCTGCAGCCGGGTGGCCTCAAGCGGGCCTTTGACGATCACAATATTGTGGAGACTGTGCTGGACTTGGAAGAGGACTACAATCTGATGGCCCCTTTTAAGTACCAAATTGAGTAA